TACGTTAGCGTTGTGCATCATTACTGCCTCGCTACTCAAATGGACATCTGGACGTGTTATATGACTAAAGTGATCCGCAGTAGACGTGTTAGCTAGCAGACTAGCTAGCCCCGCCCACCAGTGCAGGTTAATATAAATGTGCATTAATGTGATTTAACCTGGTCACGTATTTCTGTATTTCAGAAACCTGGACCCTCTCACAGAAACTGTATCCTTTAGTACAGACACCTCTCACCGTGGTGTAGTTTTTGCTTGtgtttgcctctgtgtgtgtgtgtgtgtgtgtgtgagtgtgtgtgtgagtgtttgcctgtgtgtgagtgtttgcctgtgtgtgtgtgtttgcctgtgtgtgtgtttgcctgtgtgtttgcctgtgtgtgtgtgtgcctgtgtgtgtgtgtgtgcctgtgtgtgtgtgtgtgtgtgtgcctgtgtgtgtgtgtgtgcctgtgtgtgtgtgtgtgcctgtgtgtgtgtgtgtgtgtccttaacCTCCCTGTGCAGTACGGTATCCCCTTCTACCTGCAGTACCTCGCACACTGGCCTGAGTATTTCGTGGTGGCTGAAGCTCCTGGAGGGGAGCTGATGGGATACAGTGAGTCTCTCATTATCACTAGTCATTATCACTGCATGTTGAAGCCACACGTTGGCCCGTAGCTCCCTCGCTGGAGCGGCTGTGATATGTTGGATCAGCCTGGTGTcgaggtggaggtgttgggtggagagAGCTCCGAGCATccatgatgagggtggtgttcaaCTTTCCCTCGCAGTCATGGGGAAGGCGGAGGGTTCCGTCGCACGAGAGGAGTGGCACGGCCACGTCACGGCTCTGTCTGTGGCTCCTGACTTCAGACGGCTGGGTCTGGCCGCCAAGCTGATGGAGATGCTGGAGGAGATCTCAGAAAGGTAGACCCTCGGTGTCCCAGTGCCACCATGCACATCTACGACACGCAGCTAACCGAGTGATGGTTCTCGCCTCTAGGAAAGGAGGATTCTTCGTTGATCTCTTCGTTCGGGTCTCCAACCAAGTTGCTGTGAACATGTATAAGCAGCTGGGCTACAGCGTCTACAGAACCGTCATAGAATATTATTCTGCAAGCAATGGAGAACCAGATGAAGATGCCTATggtattattagtagtagtataaATGCCA
The window above is part of the Brachyhypopomus gauderio isolate BG-103 chromosome 9, BGAUD_0.2, whole genome shotgun sequence genome. Proteins encoded here:
- the naa20 gene encoding N-alpha-acetyltransferase 20 — its product is MTTLRGFNCDDLFRFNNINLDPLTETYGIPFYLQYLAHWPEYFVVAEAPGGELMGYIMGKAEGSVAREEWHGHVTALSVAPDFRRLGLAAKLMEMLEEISERKGGFFVDLFVRVSNQVAVNMYKQLGYSVYRTVIEYYSASNGEPDEDAYDMRKALSRDTEKKSIIPLPHPVRPEDIE